The following are encoded in a window of Eleutherodactylus coqui strain aEleCoq1 chromosome 12, aEleCoq1.hap1, whole genome shotgun sequence genomic DNA:
- the LRRC61 gene encoding leucine-rich repeat-containing protein 61: MEIKSNKEQNSEHARITPEMLKSRTGEFDLESILFLKLRNLGLQELGCIGECLNLERLDLSNNHITYLASLSALKQMVALNLSCNRISSLEPLASCDNLQTLNVAGNLLCSVESLQCLKGLRRLESIRLRDPVYNLSNPLCANGSYRNAVLDTIPSVRVIDGERVTGSGSDLYHLCKDIDNSLKKFIGNGVVEVSGAVKPWVEEGYWDLKPAQSSIIEETYKQFSDILQECKELSKRADDAIAQAEKTLSIRSDTNSYVF; this comes from the coding sequence ATGGAAATTAAGAGCAACAAGGAGCAGAACTCAGAACATGCCAGGATTACCCCTGAGATGTTGAAGTCTAGAACTGGGGAGTTTGATCTCGAGTCCATCCTGTTCCTCAAACTGAGGAATCTGGGGCTGCAGGAGTTGGGTTGCATAGGAGAATGCTTGAACCTGGAACGTTTAGACCTATCGAATAACCACATCACCTACCTGGCCTCCTTGTCCGCCCTCAAGCAGATGGTGGCCTTAAATCTTTCCTGCAACCGGATTTCTTCCTTGGAACCGCTAGCATCTTGCGACAACTTGCAGACCCTAAACGTGGCTGGTAATCTACTGTGTAGCGTTGAGAGCCTGCAATGCCTGAAGGGTCTTCGTCGACTGGAGAGCATTCGACTCCGCGATCCCGTGTATAACTTGAGCAACCCTCTGTGTGCCAACGGGTCATACAGAAATGCTGTGTTGGACACTATTCCCAGTGTTCGAGTCATTGACGGTGAGAGGGTGACCGGTTCTGGGAGTGACCTTTACCACCTTTGTAAGGACATTGACAACTCCCTAAAGAAGTTTATCGGCAATGGAGTCGTGGAGGTCTCCGGGGCTGTCAAACCTTGGGTGGAAGAAGGGTACTGGGACTTGAAGCCCGCACAGAGCTCCATTATAGAGGAGACGTACAAACAATTCAGTGATATCCTACAAGAGTGTAAGGAGCTGAGCAAGAGGGCGGATGACGCCATTGCCCAGGCCGAAAAAACGCTCAGCATAAGAAGCGACACCAACTCCTACGTCTTCTGA